Proteins found in one Streptomyces sp. CB09001 genomic segment:
- a CDS encoding class II fumarate hydratase gives MSEYRIEHDSMGEVRVPADAKWRAQTQRAVENFPVSGQRIERAHIEALARIKGAAAKVNAELGVLDRDVADAIREAAAEVAEGKWDEHFPVDVFQTGSGTSSNMNTNEVVATLASERLGRDVHPNDHVNASQSSNDVFPSSIHIAATAAVTRDLVPALDHLAGALERKAVEFADVVKSGRTHLMDATPVTLGQEFGGYAAQVRYGIERLRASLPRLAELPLGGTAVGTGINTPPGFSAAVIAEVARATGLPLTEARDHFEAQGARDGIVETSGQLRTIGVGLTKIANDLRWMASGPRTGLAEISLPDLQPGSSIMPGKVNPVIPEAVLMVAAQVTGNDATVAAAGAAGNFELNVMLPVIAKNVLESVRLLANVSRLLADRTVDGIVAHPERAREYAESSPSVVTPLNKYIGYEEAAKVAKKALAERRTIRQVVLEGGYVERGDLTKEQLYEALDVLRMTRP, from the coding sequence ATGAGCGAATACCGCATCGAGCACGACTCCATGGGCGAGGTCCGCGTCCCCGCGGACGCCAAGTGGCGCGCCCAGACACAGCGCGCCGTCGAGAACTTCCCCGTCTCCGGGCAGCGCATCGAGCGCGCGCACATCGAGGCGCTCGCGCGGATCAAGGGCGCGGCGGCGAAGGTCAACGCCGAGCTGGGCGTGCTCGACCGGGATGTCGCCGACGCGATCCGGGAGGCGGCCGCCGAGGTCGCCGAGGGGAAGTGGGACGAGCACTTCCCCGTCGACGTGTTCCAGACCGGGTCCGGGACCTCGTCCAACATGAACACCAACGAGGTCGTCGCCACCCTGGCGAGTGAACGGCTCGGCCGCGACGTGCATCCCAACGACCACGTCAACGCCTCCCAGTCGTCCAACGACGTCTTCCCGTCCTCGATCCACATCGCCGCCACCGCCGCCGTCACCCGCGACCTGGTCCCGGCCCTGGACCACCTCGCCGGCGCCCTGGAGCGCAAGGCGGTGGAGTTCGCCGACGTGGTGAAGTCCGGGCGTACGCACCTCATGGACGCCACACCCGTCACCCTGGGACAGGAGTTCGGCGGCTACGCGGCCCAGGTGCGGTACGGCATCGAGCGGCTTCGGGCGTCGCTCCCCCGCCTCGCCGAGCTGCCGCTGGGCGGCACCGCCGTGGGCACCGGCATCAACACCCCGCCCGGCTTCTCCGCCGCCGTCATCGCGGAGGTGGCCCGCGCGACGGGGCTGCCGCTGACCGAGGCGCGCGACCACTTCGAGGCGCAGGGCGCCCGGGACGGCATCGTCGAGACCAGCGGGCAGCTGCGGACCATCGGCGTCGGACTGACGAAGATCGCCAACGACCTGCGCTGGATGGCGTCCGGGCCGCGCACCGGACTCGCGGAGATCTCGCTGCCCGACCTCCAGCCCGGCTCGTCCATCATGCCCGGCAAGGTCAACCCGGTGATCCCCGAGGCGGTCCTCATGGTCGCCGCCCAGGTCACGGGCAACGACGCGACGGTCGCCGCGGCGGGCGCGGCGGGCAACTTCGAGCTGAACGTCATGCTGCCGGTCATCGCCAAGAACGTACTGGAGTCGGTACGGCTGCTCGCCAACGTCTCCCGGCTGCTCGCCGACCGCACCGTGGACGGGATCGTGGCGCACCCCGAGCGGGCCCGCGAGTACGCCGAGTCCTCGCCGTCCGTGGTCACGCCGCTGAACAAGTACATCGGGTACGAGGAGGCCGCCAAGGTCGCCAAGAAGGCGCTGGCCGAGCGGAGGACGATCCGCCAGGTCGTGCTGGAGGGCGGGTACGTGGAACGCGGCGACCTCACGAAGGAGCAGCTGTACGAGGCCCTGGACGTGCTGCGGATGACCCGCCCGTGA
- a CDS encoding transglycosylase domain-containing protein has product MGRAEERKARQRGGRRAAPKRRRSSGAGAAAGGKGRIRRLFTWKKILGTFFGLCLLGMGAFIVLYMMIDIPEGNPEAELQSNVYKYSDGSVMARTGDRNREIVDLAKIPKDVQRTFVAAENKTFYKDAGVDLKGTARGVFNTLSGKGAQGGSTITQQYVKNYYLTQDQTVSRKLKELVISLKLDREKSKDYILAGYINTSYYGRGAYGIQAAAQAYYRVDAEDLTVEQGAYLSALLQAPNQYDWAIASETGKKLVQQRWNYVLDNMVGQEWLSAGDRQSMKFPEPKEPKAAAGKEGQVGYLVDAADFALKKQLVAQGAAEDMEQAKALVDLGGYTVTLNIDKKKQTALEEAVKKQLTGKLDPDKRKVDADVQAGAVSVDPKTGSVVAMYGGVNYLKHFTNNATRDDYQPASTFKPVILAAAVDHDAETQDGVPITASTRYDGDSERPVMDGDKEVGFAPPNEDDHDYGEIDVQEAMNKSVNSVFAQMGIDVGMPEVMKVAADLGMDTEGEQAVPAQTLGSMGASPLEMAGVYATFDNHGKKVTPAIVKSVEHKDRTIEMPDPIGEQIISREAADTVTSVLTGVVNDGTAKTSVRENPLRDGQKVAGKTGTSDNNKSAWFTGFTPGLVTSVGLFGEDDKPPHAQVPMYKAAGVDYRVNGGGPPAEIWAAYTFGVMDEVTEFDLETKQGAAVQPTKSPSTSQSPSRSPSREETSEAPETEAPETQEPTSEAPETEDPPESPSQSPSNSPSTQLPPTGGTSTEPENPDFPGGDWQQ; this is encoded by the coding sequence ATGGGACGAGCGGAAGAGAGAAAAGCGCGACAGCGCGGTGGACGCCGCGCGGCGCCGAAACGCCGCCGTTCGTCGGGCGCGGGCGCGGCCGCGGGCGGGAAGGGCCGGATACGCCGGCTGTTCACCTGGAAGAAGATCCTCGGCACGTTCTTCGGCCTCTGCCTGCTCGGCATGGGCGCCTTCATCGTGCTGTACATGATGATCGACATCCCCGAGGGCAACCCCGAGGCCGAGCTGCAGAGCAACGTCTACAAGTACAGCGACGGCAGCGTCATGGCCCGCACCGGGGACCGCAACCGCGAGATCGTCGACCTCGCCAAGATCCCCAAGGACGTCCAGCGCACCTTCGTCGCCGCCGAGAACAAGACCTTCTACAAGGACGCGGGCGTCGACCTCAAGGGCACCGCGCGCGGCGTGTTCAACACCCTCTCCGGCAAGGGCGCGCAGGGCGGTTCGACGATCACCCAGCAGTACGTCAAGAACTACTACCTGACCCAGGACCAGACGGTCTCGCGCAAGCTGAAGGAACTGGTCATCTCCCTCAAGCTGGACCGGGAGAAGTCCAAGGACTACATCCTCGCCGGCTACATCAACACCAGCTACTACGGCCGGGGCGCCTACGGCATCCAGGCCGCCGCACAGGCCTACTACCGCGTCGACGCCGAGGACCTGACGGTCGAACAGGGCGCGTACCTCTCCGCGCTGCTCCAGGCGCCGAACCAGTACGACTGGGCGATCGCGAGCGAGACCGGCAAGAAGCTCGTGCAGCAGCGCTGGAACTACGTCCTGGACAACATGGTCGGGCAGGAGTGGCTGAGCGCGGGCGACCGGCAGAGCATGAAGTTCCCGGAGCCCAAGGAGCCCAAGGCCGCCGCCGGCAAGGAGGGCCAGGTCGGCTACCTGGTGGACGCGGCCGACTTCGCGCTCAAGAAGCAGCTCGTCGCCCAGGGCGCCGCCGAGGACATGGAGCAGGCCAAGGCCCTGGTGGACCTCGGCGGCTACACCGTCACCCTCAACATCGACAAGAAGAAGCAGACCGCGCTGGAGGAGGCGGTCAAGAAGCAGCTCACCGGCAAGCTGGACCCCGACAAGCGCAAGGTCGACGCCGACGTCCAGGCCGGAGCCGTCTCCGTCGACCCGAAGACGGGCTCCGTCGTCGCGATGTACGGCGGCGTGAACTACCTGAAGCACTTCACCAACAACGCCACCCGCGACGACTACCAGCCCGCCTCCACCTTCAAGCCGGTCATCCTCGCCGCCGCCGTCGACCACGACGCCGAGACCCAGGACGGCGTGCCGATCACGGCCAGCACCCGCTACGACGGCGACAGCGAGCGCCCCGTGATGGACGGCGACAAGGAGGTCGGCTTCGCACCGCCCAACGAGGACGACCACGACTACGGCGAGATCGACGTCCAGGAGGCGATGAACAAGTCCGTCAACTCCGTCTTCGCGCAGATGGGCATCGACGTCGGCATGCCCGAGGTCATGAAGGTCGCCGCCGACCTGGGCATGGACACCGAGGGCGAGCAGGCCGTGCCCGCGCAGACCCTGGGCAGTATGGGCGCCAGCCCGCTGGAGATGGCAGGCGTCTACGCCACCTTCGACAACCACGGCAAGAAGGTCACCCCGGCGATCGTGAAGTCGGTCGAGCACAAGGACCGCACGATCGAGATGCCCGACCCCATCGGCGAGCAGATCATCAGCCGGGAGGCCGCCGACACGGTGACCTCGGTACTCACCGGCGTGGTCAACGACGGTACGGCCAAGACCTCCGTGCGGGAGAACCCGCTGCGCGACGGGCAGAAGGTGGCCGGCAAGACCGGTACGTCCGACAACAACAAGTCCGCCTGGTTCACCGGCTTCACCCCCGGCCTCGTCACCTCCGTCGGCCTGTTCGGCGAGGACGACAAGCCGCCGCACGCGCAGGTCCCGATGTACAAGGCGGCCGGGGTCGACTACCGCGTCAACGGCGGTGGCCCGCCGGCGGAGATCTGGGCCGCGTACACCTTCGGCGTGATGGACGAGGTCACCGAGTTCGACCTGGAGACCAAGCAGGGCGCCGCGGTGCAGCCCACCAAGTCGCCGTCCACCTCCCAGTCGCCGAGCCGGTCGCCGAGCCGGGAGGAGACCAGCGAGGCGCCCGAGACGGAGGCGCCGGAGACCCAGGAACCGACGTCCGAGGCGCCGGAGACCGAGGATCCGCCGGAGTCGCCCTCGCAGTCGCCGTCGAACAGCCCGTCGACCCAGCTGCCGCCCACGGGAGGGACGTCCACCGAGCCGGAGAACCCGGACTTCCCCGGCGGGGACTGGCAGCAGTAG
- a CDS encoding SpoIIE family protein phosphatase, translating to MDSTRVTEHPTSFDRPSTGADPTDPRGALLPAPVPPRASGSALPAQGRTGQTPPAAGGDSPGALEHSQPGAEQAAEPDTHRSRPGSEGVPVQPDGGQPGGEPSGAAPGVAPPDGVSSAGLPGGGQAAPVRPGSEAPAGATGRRGAPPEPDRRTGQLTAPGQPTPMRRDGDRLRFVGAATRRIARGMDLDEIVMGLCRATVPTFSDAILVYLREPLPVGDERPTGPLVLRLRRTDRIPAERDTEGGFAPVPQPEPTELETVGAELCEVRPGSALAEVLRGVRPVFTDTPAARAALPELLGEDLDFALPDGRRAILAPLRGRRRVIGAALFLRGPERIPFEADDLLVAAQLATHSALGIDKAVLYGREAYIADELQRTMLPENLPRCTGVRLASRYLPAAETARVGGDWYDAIPLPGSRVALVVGDVMGHSMTSAAIMGQLRTTAQTLAGLDLPPQEVLHHLDEQAQRLGTDRMATCLYAVYDPVSHRITVANAGHPPPVLLHMDGHAEVLRVPAGAPIGVGGVDFEAVELDAPAGATLLLYTDGLVESRLRDVWTGIEQLRERLAATAQLTGPDHPPPLEALCDEVLDMLGPGDRDDDIALLAARFDGIAPSDVAYWFLEPEDAAPGKARRLARRALARWGMEDLTDAVELLVSEVVTNAVRYASKPVTLRLLRTDVLRCEVGDDVPQLPRLRQARATDEGGRGLYLVNRLARRWGATRLSTGKVVWFELNRG from the coding sequence ATGGATTCGACACGCGTGACGGAGCACCCGACCTCCTTCGACCGCCCCTCGACGGGCGCCGACCCCACGGATCCCCGCGGGGCGCTCCTGCCTGCCCCCGTGCCGCCGCGCGCCTCCGGGTCGGCGTTACCGGCCCAGGGGCGCACCGGTCAGACACCGCCCGCCGCGGGCGGGGACTCCCCGGGGGCCCTGGAGCACTCCCAGCCGGGCGCCGAGCAGGCGGCGGAGCCCGACACGCACCGTTCCCGGCCCGGGTCCGAGGGCGTCCCCGTACAGCCGGACGGCGGGCAGCCGGGCGGTGAGCCGTCCGGCGCGGCGCCGGGGGTCGCGCCGCCGGACGGCGTGTCCTCGGCCGGCCTGCCCGGCGGCGGGCAGGCCGCTCCGGTGCGGCCGGGGTCCGAGGCGCCGGCCGGCGCCACGGGCCGCCGCGGCGCACCGCCGGAGCCGGACCGGCGTACCGGGCAGCTCACCGCGCCCGGGCAGCCCACGCCCATGCGGCGGGACGGGGACCGGCTGCGCTTCGTGGGCGCCGCGACCCGGCGGATCGCCCGGGGCATGGACCTGGACGAGATCGTGATGGGGCTGTGCCGGGCCACCGTGCCCACGTTCTCGGACGCCATCCTCGTCTATCTGCGCGAGCCGCTGCCGGTCGGCGACGAGCGGCCCACCGGCCCGCTGGTACTGCGGCTGCGGCGCACCGACCGCATACCGGCCGAGCGGGACACCGAGGGCGGCTTCGCCCCCGTGCCCCAGCCCGAACCCACCGAGCTGGAGACGGTCGGCGCCGAGCTGTGCGAGGTACGGCCGGGCAGCGCGCTGGCCGAGGTGCTGCGCGGGGTGCGCCCGGTCTTCACGGACACCCCGGCCGCCCGCGCCGCGCTGCCCGAACTGCTGGGCGAGGACCTCGACTTCGCCCTGCCCGACGGCCGCAGGGCGATCCTCGCGCCGCTGCGCGGCCGACGCCGGGTGATCGGCGCCGCGCTGTTCCTGCGCGGTCCGGAGCGCATCCCCTTCGAGGCCGACGACCTGCTGGTGGCCGCGCAGCTCGCCACGCACAGCGCGCTGGGCATCGACAAGGCGGTGCTGTACGGGCGGGAGGCGTACATCGCCGACGAGCTGCAGCGCACGATGCTCCCGGAGAACCTGCCGCGCTGCACCGGCGTACGGCTGGCCTCCCGCTACCTCCCGGCCGCCGAGACCGCGCGGGTGGGCGGCGACTGGTACGACGCCATCCCGCTGCCGGGCAGCCGGGTCGCGCTGGTCGTCGGGGACGTGATGGGCCACTCCATGACGTCGGCGGCCATCATGGGCCAGCTGCGGACCACGGCGCAGACCCTGGCCGGGCTCGACCTGCCGCCGCAGGAGGTGCTGCACCACCTGGACGAGCAGGCGCAACGGCTGGGCACCGACCGGATGGCGACCTGCCTGTACGCGGTGTACGACCCGGTCTCGCACCGCATCACCGTCGCCAACGCCGGCCACCCGCCGCCGGTGCTGCTGCACATGGACGGCCACGCCGAGGTGCTGCGGGTGCCGGCCGGCGCCCCGATCGGGGTGGGCGGTGTGGACTTCGAGGCGGTGGAGCTGGACGCCCCGGCCGGTGCGACCCTGCTCCTCTACACCGACGGGCTGGTCGAGTCCCGGCTGCGGGACGTGTGGACCGGCATAGAGCAGCTGCGGGAGCGGCTGGCGGCGACCGCGCAGCTCACCGGTCCCGACCATCCGCCGCCCCTGGAAGCCCTCTGCGACGAGGTGCTGGACATGCTCGGCCCGGGCGACCGGGACGACGACATCGCGCTGCTCGCCGCCCGCTTCGACGGCATCGCGCCCAGCGACGTGGCGTACTGGTTCCTGGAGCCGGAGGACGCGGCACCCGGCAAGGCCCGGCGCCTGGCCCGGCGCGCTCTCGCCCGCTGGGGCATGGAGGACCTGACGGACGCCGTGGAGCTGCTCGTCAGCGAGGTGGTGACCAACGCGGTGCGGTACGCCTCCAAGCCGGTCACGCTGCGGCTGCTGCGCACGGACGTGCTGCGCTGCGAGGTCGGCGACGACGTGCCGCAGCTCCCCCGGCTGCGGCAGGCGCGGGCGACCGACGAGGGCGGTCGTGGGCTGTACCTGGTGAACCGGCTGGCCCGGCGCTGGGGCGCGACGCGCCTGAGCACCGGCAAGGTGGTGTGGTTCGAGCTGAACCGCGGCTAG
- a CDS encoding DUF402 domain-containing protein, producing MADGEAVSAAAGAEGPPGPVEHWAPGSHILWRYRENGGPHVHIARPVTVVRDDADLLAVWLAPGTECVKPVLADGTPVHLEPLATRYTKPRAVQRDRWFGTGVLKLARPGEAWSVWLFWDPGWRFKNWYVNLERPLTRWEGGVDSEDHFLDISVHPDRTWHWRDEDEFAQARRDGLMDPASAERVRRAGRSAVAEIRAWGSPFADGWEHWRPDPAWPVPSLPGDWDRTPAHVSS from the coding sequence ATGGCAGACGGAGAAGCGGTGAGCGCGGCGGCGGGGGCGGAGGGCCCGCCGGGCCCGGTGGAACACTGGGCGCCCGGCAGCCACATCCTGTGGCGGTACCGGGAGAACGGCGGCCCGCACGTCCACATCGCGCGCCCCGTCACCGTCGTACGGGACGACGCCGACCTGCTCGCCGTGTGGCTGGCGCCCGGCACCGAGTGTGTGAAGCCGGTCCTGGCCGACGGCACGCCCGTACACCTGGAACCGCTGGCCACGCGCTACACCAAGCCGCGCGCCGTGCAGCGCGACCGGTGGTTCGGCACGGGGGTGCTGAAGCTGGCGCGGCCCGGCGAGGCCTGGTCGGTGTGGCTGTTCTGGGATCCGGGCTGGCGGTTCAAGAACTGGTACGTGAACCTGGAGCGGCCGCTGACCCGTTGGGAGGGCGGGGTCGACTCGGAGGACCATTTCCTGGACATCTCCGTCCATCCGGACCGCACTTGGCACTGGCGGGACGAGGACGAGTTCGCGCAGGCCCGGCGGGACGGCCTGATGGACCCCGCCTCGGCCGAGCGGGTGCGCCGGGCGGGTCGGTCCGCGGTGGCGGAGATCCGTGCCTGGGGGTCGCCGTTCGCCGACGGCTGGGAGCACTGGCGGCCCGATCCGGCGTGGCCGGTACCGTCGCTGCCGGGGGACTGGGATCGCACGCCCGCGCACGTCTCCTCATGA
- a CDS encoding fumarate hydratase codes for MPEFAYTDLLPQGEDTTPYRLVTAEGVSTFEADGRTFLKVESEALRKLAEEAVHDIQHYLRPAHLAQLRRIIDDPEASGNDKFVALDLLKNANIAAAGVLPMCQDTGTAIVMGKRGQNVLTAGGDEEALSRGIYDAYKNLNLRYSQMAPLTMWEEKNTGSNLPAQIELYATDGGAYKFLFMAKGGGSANKSFLYQETKAVLNESSMMKFLEEKIRSLGTAACPPYHLAIVVGGTSAEYALKTAKYASAHYLDEIPAEGSELGHGFRDKELEEKVFELTQRIGIGAQFGGKYFCHDVRVVRLPRHGASCPVAIAVSCSADRQAVAKITAEGVFLEQLETDPARFLPETTDEHLDADGDVVKIDLNRPMDDILAELTKHPVKTRLSLTGPLVVARDIAHAKIKERLDAGEEMPQYLKDHPVYYAGPAKTPQGYASGSFGPTTAGRMDSYVEQFQAAGGSKVMLAKGNRSKQVTAACDAHGGFYLGSIGGPAARLAQDCIKKVEVVEYEELGMEAVWKIEVEDFPAFVVVDDKGNDFFQDPAPAPTFTTIPVRGPGLA; via the coding sequence ATGCCTGAGTTCGCGTACACCGATCTGCTCCCCCAGGGCGAGGACACCACTCCGTACCGGCTGGTGACCGCCGAGGGTGTCTCCACCTTCGAGGCCGACGGGCGGACGTTCCTCAAGGTGGAGTCGGAGGCCCTGCGCAAGCTGGCAGAGGAGGCCGTTCACGACATCCAGCACTACCTGCGCCCGGCCCACCTGGCGCAGCTGCGCCGCATCATCGACGACCCGGAGGCGTCCGGCAACGACAAGTTCGTCGCCCTGGACCTGCTGAAGAACGCGAACATCGCGGCGGCGGGCGTGCTGCCGATGTGCCAGGACACCGGCACGGCGATCGTCATGGGCAAGCGGGGCCAGAACGTGCTCACCGCGGGCGGCGACGAGGAGGCCCTGAGCCGGGGCATCTACGACGCGTACAAGAACCTGAACCTGCGTTACTCGCAGATGGCTCCGCTCACCATGTGGGAGGAGAAGAACACCGGCTCCAACCTCCCGGCCCAGATCGAGCTGTACGCGACCGACGGCGGCGCCTACAAGTTCCTGTTCATGGCGAAGGGCGGCGGCTCGGCCAACAAGTCGTTCCTCTACCAGGAGACGAAGGCCGTCCTGAACGAGTCCTCCATGATGAAGTTCCTGGAGGAGAAGATCCGCTCGCTCGGCACGGCCGCCTGCCCGCCGTACCACCTGGCGATCGTCGTCGGCGGCACGTCGGCCGAGTACGCGCTGAAGACCGCGAAGTACGCCTCCGCGCACTACCTGGACGAGATCCCGGCCGAAGGCTCGGAGCTCGGGCACGGCTTCCGGGACAAGGAGCTGGAGGAGAAGGTCTTCGAGCTGACGCAGAGGATCGGCATCGGCGCGCAGTTCGGCGGCAAGTACTTCTGCCACGACGTCCGCGTGGTGCGGCTGCCGCGGCACGGGGCGTCCTGCCCGGTCGCCATCGCGGTGTCCTGCTCGGCCGACCGGCAGGCGGTCGCGAAGATCACCGCCGAGGGCGTGTTCCTGGAGCAGCTGGAGACCGACCCGGCCCGGTTCCTGCCGGAGACGACGGACGAGCACCTCGACGCCGACGGTGACGTCGTGAAGATCGACCTCAACCGGCCGATGGACGACATCCTCGCCGAGCTGACCAAGCACCCGGTCAAGACCCGCCTGTCGCTCACCGGCCCGCTGGTGGTGGCCCGCGACATCGCGCACGCCAAGATCAAGGAGCGGCTGGACGCGGGCGAGGAGATGCCGCAGTACCTGAAGGACCACCCGGTGTACTACGCGGGTCCGGCCAAGACGCCCCAGGGGTACGCCTCCGGCTCCTTCGGCCCGACCACGGCCGGGCGCATGGACTCCTACGTGGAGCAGTTCCAGGCGGCGGGCGGCTCCAAGGTGATGCTGGCCAAGGGCAACCGGAGCAAGCAGGTCACCGCCGCGTGCGACGCGCACGGCGGCTTCTACCTGGGCTCGATCGGCGGGCCCGCGGCGCGGCTCGCGCAGGACTGCATCAAGAAGGTCGAGGTCGTCGAGTACGAGGAGCTCGGCATGGAGGCGGTCTGGAAGATCGAGGTCGAGGACTTCCCGGCGTTCGTCGTGGTGGACGACAAGGGCAACGACTTCTTCCAGGACCCGGCGCCCGCGCCGACGTTCACGACGATTCCGGTACGGGGGCCGGGCCTGGCGTAA
- a CDS encoding DUF1707 domain-containing protein — protein sequence MDLQKHAPAAPRTSELRASDADRDRVADMLREALAEGRLTADEHAERVEGVLAAKTVGELDVFVRDLPAAHRGRDTTAPAPHHPTAGAIPTEPDENVVAVFSSAVRKGRWRANRRIHAYAVFGSVEIDLSEAVFEYQQVVIKAFSVFGSVEVRVPENVSVRGAGGSVLGSFEVHTLDSSEAEAPVIYIDGWAVLGSVEARPKRGKVVADILDRVHRRVEKGLRKHL from the coding sequence GTGGACCTCCAGAAGCACGCCCCAGCCGCCCCGCGCACCTCCGAGCTGCGCGCCTCGGACGCCGACCGCGACCGCGTCGCCGACATGCTGCGCGAGGCCCTCGCCGAGGGACGGCTCACCGCCGACGAGCACGCCGAGCGCGTCGAGGGCGTGCTGGCCGCCAAGACCGTCGGCGAGCTGGACGTCTTCGTGCGGGACCTGCCCGCCGCCCATCGCGGCCGGGACACCACCGCCCCGGCCCCGCACCACCCCACCGCCGGCGCCATCCCGACGGAACCCGACGAGAACGTGGTGGCGGTCTTCAGCAGCGCCGTGCGCAAGGGCCGCTGGCGCGCGAACCGCCGCATCCACGCCTACGCGGTCTTCGGCAGCGTCGAGATCGACCTCAGCGAGGCGGTCTTCGAGTACCAGCAGGTGGTCATCAAGGCGTTCTCCGTCTTCGGCAGCGTCGAGGTGCGCGTCCCGGAGAACGTGTCGGTGCGCGGCGCGGGCGGCAGCGTGCTGGGCAGCTTCGAGGTCCACACCCTCGACTCCAGCGAGGCCGAGGCTCCCGTCATCTACATAGACGGCTGGGCCGTACTGGGCAGCGTGGAGGCCCGCCCCAAGCGCGGCAAGGTCGTCGCCGACATCCTCGACCGGGTGCACCGGCGGGTCGAGAAGGGTTTGCGCAAGCACCTGTAG
- a CDS encoding M28 family peptidase yields the protein MRTCPAWPPLSHFWRTKVKRRFAVASLSLAVVLGLGTLPAVAAGSAPTAQSPDVDVTKVKAHLTELHSIAGRNGGTRHSAGQGYRDSVAYVKGKLQAAGYTVTEQPCSSGCSSGAGPNLIAEWPHGDAGNVYMFGAHLDSVSAGPGMNDNGSGSAALLENALTLARQNPTMKARVRFAWWTDEEQGLNGSDFYVRSLSSAQRSAIAAYYNFDMVASTNGGYFVNHVTSAAAAPMKAYWDSLGLQPEENTEGAGRSDDYSFEQYGIPTSGYAMGAGARKTSAQAAKWGGTAGSSYDPCYHRSCDNLDNINTTGLDRASDGIAYTIWQRAVGTGDDGGGGCDTDPVANGGFESGSSPWTGDTGTIGAHSGQSAHTGTRFSWLAGYGSTHTESVGQTVTVPTGCTRLTYWLHIDTDESGTTAYDTFKVKADGTTLATLSNADARDGYVQRTVDLGAHAGRQVALSFTGSEDGSLQTSFVLDDVSLLAG from the coding sequence ATGCGTACCTGCCCTGCGTGGCCACCCCTCAGCCACTTCTGGAGGACCAAGGTGAAACGAAGATTCGCCGTGGCGAGCCTGTCCCTCGCCGTCGTGCTCGGTCTCGGCACACTCCCCGCCGTCGCCGCCGGCTCCGCGCCCACCGCCCAGTCGCCCGACGTCGACGTGACGAAGGTGAAGGCGCACCTGACCGAACTGCACTCCATAGCCGGACGCAACGGCGGCACCCGCCACTCGGCCGGCCAGGGGTACCGCGACTCCGTCGCCTACGTGAAGGGCAAGCTGCAGGCGGCCGGTTACACCGTCACCGAGCAGCCGTGCTCCTCCGGTTGCAGCAGCGGCGCCGGCCCCAACCTGATCGCCGAGTGGCCGCACGGCGACGCAGGCAATGTGTACATGTTCGGCGCCCACCTCGACAGCGTCTCGGCGGGCCCCGGAATGAACGACAACGGATCGGGCTCGGCCGCCCTCCTGGAGAACGCCCTGACCCTGGCGCGGCAGAACCCGACGATGAAGGCCCGGGTCCGCTTCGCCTGGTGGACCGACGAGGAACAGGGCCTCAACGGCTCCGACTTCTACGTCCGCTCGCTCTCCTCGGCGCAGCGGTCCGCCATCGCGGCGTACTACAACTTCGACATGGTCGCCTCCACCAACGGCGGCTACTTCGTCAACCACGTCACCTCGGCCGCCGCCGCGCCGATGAAGGCGTACTGGGACTCGCTGGGCCTGCAGCCCGAGGAGAACACCGAGGGCGCCGGGCGCAGCGACGACTACTCCTTCGAGCAGTACGGCATCCCGACCTCCGGCTACGCGATGGGCGCCGGTGCCCGCAAGACCTCCGCACAGGCCGCCAAGTGGGGCGGCACCGCCGGCTCCTCGTACGACCCTTGCTACCACCGGTCGTGCGACAACCTGGACAACATCAACACCACCGGCCTGGACCGGGCGTCGGACGGCATCGCGTACACCATCTGGCAGCGCGCCGTGGGCACCGGCGACGACGGGGGCGGCGGTTGCGACACCGACCCCGTCGCCAACGGCGGTTTCGAGAGCGGCAGCTCGCCGTGGACCGGGGACACCGGCACCATCGGCGCCCACTCGGGCCAGTCGGCGCACACCGGGACCCGCTTCTCCTGGCTGGCCGGCTACGGTTCCACGCACACCGAGTCGGTCGGCCAGACGGTGACCGTGCCGACCGGATGCACCCGGCTGACGTACTGGCTGCACATCGACACCGACGAGTCGGGGACGACGGCGTACGACACCTTCAAGGTGAAGGCCGACGGCACCACGCTCGCCACCCTGTCCAACGCGGACGCCCGCGACGGCTACGTGCAGCGCACGGTCGACCTCGGCGCCCACGCCGGCCGGCAGGTGGCCCTGAGCTTCACCGGCAGCGAGGACGGCAGCCTGCAGACGAGCTTCGTCCTGGACGACGTGAGCCTGCTGGCGGGCTGA
- a CDS encoding WhiB family transcriptional regulator: MLQPPHSSLQVAAVPAQRVPVRDRDQDAPWHTEAVCRRDEAGLFFAPSKEPTAARLSREEAAKRVCARCPVMVECREHALLQPEPYGVWGGLTAAERRVVLARRRRRDVELKNAARTTGRIAAAG; this comes from the coding sequence GTGCTGCAACCGCCGCATTCGTCCCTGCAGGTAGCTGCCGTTCCGGCCCAGCGGGTGCCCGTGCGGGACAGGGACCAAGACGCTCCCTGGCACACCGAGGCGGTGTGCCGGCGCGACGAGGCCGGACTGTTCTTCGCCCCCTCCAAGGAACCGACCGCCGCCCGGCTCTCCCGCGAAGAGGCCGCCAAGCGCGTCTGCGCGCGCTGTCCGGTCATGGTCGAGTGCCGCGAGCACGCCCTGTTGCAGCCCGAGCCCTACGGCGTCTGGGGCGGCCTCACGGCCGCCGAGCGCCGCGTGGTCCTCGCCCGGCGCCGCCGCCGCGACGTGGAACTCAAGAACGCCGCCCGCACGACGGGCCGCATAGCGGCGGCCGGTTAG